Below is a genomic region from Ascaphus truei isolate aAscTru1 chromosome 5, aAscTru1.hap1, whole genome shotgun sequence.
ATGGCAGCTACGGCATCCTCATGGGTTGCAAATTCAACGTCAGCTTCTCCAGTTACTCTACCATCCGCACCAATTTCAATGTGCACTCGCACCGGATTTAAAGGAGAGAAGAACTAAATAAAAGAAAGCAAGCTTAAGACAATGTCTAGTGCTAGTAAACAAAAACATAGTATCTGATAACAATGTTTAAGGATACTCACTGTATAAATGTCAGTTTCTGTTGCTCTGTAGGGTAATCCTCTCATGTGCACACAGTGACCAGTGGTGCTTTGGAAACTTGTTCCATCACCATACCTATTATCAGACACTGAAGAAAAGCACATTGTAATTACACAGATTCAATTCATAGTAATTACACAGCATTtagcaataaataaaagcacttaaAAGTATCATACCTCGTCCATATCTGTCATCTGTACCAAAAGCATATTCACTGTAGCCATTATATTCATCATATCCACTATACCCTGCGGAGGAATTAGAAATGTGTCTTATTAGGTTCACTGCTGTTGCCAATTCTAAAGAACActgccaaagaaaaagaaaaactaacAGCACGCCTATTTGTAACAGACTTAGAACTGCCCTTTAACTAGAAATTTTACTTTCCACAATGTTTTCCGCCAAGGGCCAAAGGGGCCTCAAACAAAGAATAAACTACAATCCTTATTGATTAGAATGGTGTTCAAGGAAGCTgtcaagacatacttgaaaaacaGCATCTTAAATAAGTGTGCCAGGTTTATCTGTTGCCAAGAGTACATACAGCACCTTTAAGCAAACTCAAATGATCTGACAACCTATGCATTCACATTAAAAGAATGTGTTGTATGCCGTGTGACGTGTCCACTTACATAGGTCTTTATTAAGTGGTATGTGGCCAGTTGCTATTtggctaaataaaaaaaatccggAGTCCTCTGATGCTTTTGTATGCCAGCATTATAAAACAGGCACTCATTTGGCTTTGTTTGAATATCCCAAAACTCTACTTATCCAAATTAATCCAACAAAATATTTCAGCAAGCAAGCAAATTTTTTTACCACCTTGCTCTATGACAGGTGTACAAAGTGGGGGGGacacagggtttacagaggccctgcatgcTCCCAGAATGCATGGGGAgtggcaaaggcctctgtaaacttaacTTGCATTGTCTCATGTGGCTTCTGGaggtgttgccatggcaacgtggcgtcatttaTGTTGAAACATCAGAATGCCAGAGTCAaggtggggggtgggaagagTCAGCAGGGGGAAAGATGGAACACCCCTGCTCTAGGACAACCAACAGTTTTGTACATCTAATCTTTTTTAAAAAGGTTATTAGTGTCCCTTGCATCTTATAGCAAGTTCAAAAAGTATACTTAAGAGTATTAAAAGAAACAAATGCATACCtccaccatatgctccacgcctCATTCTGTCAAAACCTCTGCCCACGTTATAGCCTCTTCCGCCAGTACCTGGTCTATCGTATGGACCTGGGCGCTGCATACCAAAGAGTTTTCTGGGAGGATCATAGTGAGTGCGAACCTCTGCTCGACTGCTCTTAAAAATTTCTATGTACCTAAAACATTAAAAGGTTTAAAGGAAAACTGTAATTCAAGAGGTTTAGTATAACCATTGCATATGTAGCATTAAGAAGTGAGTACTGCTCTACTAAATGAATGTGGAGAACTTCAAATAGATTTTACACTAGTACTTTGCAGTGACTGCTCAGATCAATGAAATGGTTGTAAATTATCccatcaacaaaaaaaaaaccccatctcATCTGAAGATGGAATGCAGGAATTACTCTATACAGACAAACTGTGGTAACACCACAGCAGGTAGGTTAGGTCAGTTTACACAGATTGTAACCCAACTGAAAACATGTTCTGTATACCACCAGGAAACCACTTCAATTGGTGAATTCTTAGtaaggcttaaaaaaaaaaaaaaaaaaaaagtcactggTACATCTGAACAAAAACCTGTTGTGGCAATCTAATCAATCATGTTATTCCTATGCATATTACATCATACATGTTGTAAGTAAGTGAAACAGTTTAGCAAGCATCACATTTTCTTATGGTAATACTAGATTATAGCTATTTACACGacaatacatattttaaacctGCAACAAACCATTTAAGACATACTTAAAGTGACACCACAATTTGTACCTCAAAACAAAAAATAGGTTTTGAAAACAAACAAAGGCACATTTATACCATAAAACTAAATTAAGTGGCTTTGTCAAGAATTGGATTTAACTATATACCATAAGAAAAGTGACAACCAACCAACCAGCCATCCCCACCTGTGCCCTATTCTCTCCTTGTGTTTCTTTAGAGCCTTTTCAGCTATTTCCTGTGAAGCAAACTGCACGAAGGCCTCCCCCGTACTCCTCCCCTGGAAGTCCACCGGCAATGTTATCCCATTTGGCACGATTTCCAACCCTTCAacccaaggacaaaaccccagtGGGGGGTTAACATTAAAATCACAAGCCCAGACATTTTTTGTTAATTAAACCAGTATATTGTGTCTAAAAAATACACGTTGATTCAGGTTCGTATCATTACATAAGTCGAACCATGTACAATACAAAAACATGAAACAAAAATGCATATCACAATAAAGTGAACAATGTACACAGAAATCGCGATTATCCATATAGAATTAAAAATAGCAACACTGAATACACATACCTACCCTCTGATAGAGCTTAAGTGTAAATAACCTGCTGcattttaaagtaaaaaaaaaaatttttttaactcGGCACATTTAACTAGTAGGGAAAATGTAATTAAAGGGTCAATGTCACATATACTCCTACAAATCTCTTGCAAACTGCATgaaatttatattttattatatatgcaATGAATGAAAAAGCACTTCTAGTATTTATTCTACAAGCTGCCTAATAAATTTACATAGCAGGGATTAAGGATCACAAGTTAATCTTATGCTGGTTTTGTTTTTCCGTCAAATTAGGAATTTACTGCATTCAATGCCACGTCTATCTGTAATTTGAATCCTTTGCGTCGtcgttttaaatatatatttttaagttacAAGTATTCTACTGCCAGACTTTAAACACCTAATTTTTACCTTTACCAAACGAATAAAACTTAGGCCACGCTTCTAGTCCTGGCGACGTCATGTCAAAAATGCATTGAAGTCGTTGCGTGCTCGCAATTGTTAGAAGTAAATTGGATTTCTTTCAGCGACTGTGTGACGTTAGCATATTCGTCACATCACCgggactataagtgcagccttacaaTAGCTAAATATTTAATAGTGACTAGCATAGATTATTTTATCCATAAAATCCTGTGATGGGCCATTTAAACTATTGTAAAAAAAACCCCCAGCAACTGCCAAGATTGATGGTGTGTGAATATGGGGAGGTGAGGTGCGCACAGATATCTTGTTACTAAAAATAGAAGTATTGAATGAGGGTCATAGGTACTGTTGGTCAATGGTGACCATATTTTATTTCAGATTATAGGtcaaagcagtaaaattcagggcataaTTGAAATTCTTGccttctgattggataatgcctggaattttagctgcctgcaaagtgttgatttcaatgtgattattttcagccaatcagctttcagaacagctgagacagggcagggattggtctaaaagtatcagccacaggttgactcctcccccttgctgagcagattcagttgaattggtggggtgggggggagagagtctgcaaagcaagtgaatgtctgcagtttgtttctgtgctggtgtgtgtgtgtgtgtgtgtgtgtgtgtgtgtgtgtgtgtgtgtgtgtgtgtgtgtgtatatagaggtgccgcgttgtacgt
It encodes:
- the HNRNPH1 gene encoding heterogeneous nuclear ribonucleoprotein H isoform X2, translating into MQRPGPYDRPGTGGRGYNVGRGFDRMRRGAYGGGYSGYDEYNGYSEYAFGTDDRYGRVSDNRYGDGTSFQSTTGHCVHMRGLPYRATETDIYTFFSPLNPVRVHIEIGADGRVTGEADVEFATHEDAVAAMSKDKANMQHRYVELFLNSTAGGSSSAYSSQMMGALAASTQASYGSPTSQALSASYGAGYGSQASLAGYGSQTGLSSSYYSSGTRGSLGVNGMAGMSSSMGMSGAWGM